A segment of the Aureliella helgolandensis genome:
CGCCCTGCATCCTCTGGCCGCCATGCTAGGCCAACGCTTCTTGCCAGTAGCCTTGGGCACCTTGGTGCAACCTAGCTCCTACCTGGGTAATCACTTTATGGCACATGTAATTGGCCCCACGGGCCGCCTTCTCCGGTGTATAACCATGCGTAATTCCATAGAGAAACGCGCCTGCAAACATGTCGCCGGCTCCCGTCAAGTCACGAGGCTGGCACTCAACGGCTGGCACATGCGCCTCCGTTCCAGCGAATCGCACAAACGCTCCATGAGGACCATCGGTCACGACGCTGTTCGGAGCCATGTCTTTCAATTTAGCGAAGGCTTCGGCCGTATCGGCTGCCTGAGTAATGGCCACCGATTCGGGGGCATTGCAAAATAGCAAATCGGCGTCCTTCAAAGCCTCTCGAAACGCGTCACCAAAAACCTGGGGGATGAAGGCATCAGAACAGGTCAGTGCGATCTTCGTCCCATGCTCCTTAGCGATACGAATTGCCTCTTTGATCGCCAACTGCCCGGTGGCCGGATTGGCAAACACGTAGCCTTCAATGAACAGCCACTCGGAATTGGCAATTCGCTGCGCATCGACATGCTTGGCTGCCAGTTGACTCGACACGGCTAAGCAAGTCCGCATGGTCCGTTCTGCATCAGGAGTGATAACGGCTACACAGGTGCCAGTCGTCTCGCCAACGAGAATGGGATTTCCAATCTCGATATTGAGTTGCGAAAACTCCTCGGCATAGTGCATGCCGTAGCGGTCGTCCCCGACGCAGCCGATGAAGGCCGATTTGCCGCCGAGCTGGGAGAGACCAATCACGGAATTCGCTACCGAACCACCACTCACGAGTTGCAAGTCGTGTTGCCCATCATGAAACTGGGTCAACAGGGATTGCTGAGCCTCGTTGTCAACGAGTTCCATCGTGCCGCGTTTGAACTCTAATTTGGCAAAATCCTCATCGCTGACATCCAGAAAGATATCGACAATGGCGTTACCGAGTCCGCAAACGTGAAATGGCTTCATTTTTTCTTCCCAACAGCCCAAACTCATTACCTGAGGTTGAACCTAAATTCAAACGTGAAAATGTGAAATCGCTACCCGTGCTAGAGGCCTGCCTAGTGGACGGAGGGCTCGACTAAACTACAAACTCAGAAATTGAACTGGCCCCAACAGGCTGGGAATGCCAGCAAATGCAATGCTAGTGAGTCGCGAATAGATCGTATCCATCAAGCCAACGGGGTGGCGAGGCGGGAGATTATCACCCAAATCTTTCAATTCTTCACCCCCTAATTCCACTGGAGCGTCCCTGATATTCCTAGCACTGCGGCACTGGTCCGGCGTCAATGTGCACGGGAAACAAGGAACGAAATAGCAACTTCACAATCAACGCGTT
Coding sequences within it:
- a CDS encoding adenosine kinase, whose translation is MKPFHVCGLGNAIVDIFLDVSDEDFAKLEFKRGTMELVDNEAQQSLLTQFHDGQHDLQLVSGGSVANSVIGLSQLGGKSAFIGCVGDDRYGMHYAEEFSQLNIEIGNPILVGETTGTCVAVITPDAERTMRTCLAVSSQLAAKHVDAQRIANSEWLFIEGYVFANPATGQLAIKEAIRIAKEHGTKIALTCSDAFIPQVFGDAFREALKDADLLFCNAPESVAITQAADTAEAFAKLKDMAPNSVVTDGPHGAFVRFAGTEAHVPAVECQPRDLTGAGDMFAGAFLYGITHGYTPEKAARGANYMCHKVITQVGARLHQGAQGYWQEALA